In the genome of Paenibacillus sp. FSL R5-0766, one region contains:
- a CDS encoding response regulator transcription factor: MKKVWQVVIIDIHPTSMLGTKLILEEQQDLTVRGMTSTGTEGLDLVNIHQPDLILMDYRLPEGQADQYIAQMKNLSAHSHIIILTDEDNVKLFRHLMSLGASGMLSKQASPSQLIHLISGLREGHVSIPLSWLNSAEWAQPVESPTEARVIELTETETFIMERIVQGVTYDKIANEINVSRRSIDNYLRKIYVKLEVSSRAQAIERYALHARQVKTGS, from the coding sequence ATGAAAAAAGTATGGCAGGTGGTCATCATAGATATCCACCCCACCAGCATGCTCGGTACAAAATTGATTTTGGAAGAGCAGCAAGATCTGACGGTACGTGGCATGACTTCGACCGGAACAGAAGGGCTCGATCTGGTGAATATTCACCAGCCTGATCTGATTCTGATGGATTATCGTCTTCCGGAGGGTCAGGCAGATCAATATATTGCCCAGATGAAGAATCTGTCAGCTCACAGTCACATCATTATTTTGACGGATGAAGACAATGTGAAGCTGTTTCGTCATCTGATGAGCCTTGGTGCAAGCGGCATGTTATCCAAACAGGCTTCCCCTAGCCAGCTGATTCATCTGATCTCTGGGTTGCGTGAGGGCCATGTGTCCATTCCATTGTCGTGGTTAAACAGTGCGGAGTGGGCGCAACCTGTGGAGTCTCCGACAGAAGCACGTGTCATTGAATTAACAGAAACCGAAACTTTTATCATGGAAAGAATTGTTCAGGGTGTAACCTATGATAAAATAGCGAATGAGATCAACGTTAGCAGACGTTCCATTGATAATTACCTGCGTAAAATATACGTGAAGCTGGAAGTAAGCAGTAGAGCACAGGCCATTGAACGTTATGCCTTGCATGCAAGACAAGTGAAGACGGGATCCTGA